In a single window of the Emys orbicularis isolate rEmyOrb1 chromosome 11, rEmyOrb1.hap1, whole genome shotgun sequence genome:
- the FAM237A gene encoding protein FAM237A — translation MDPGNRGRIHSVRLICSLLIMGVFCVTPFFCQSQNDPLALGRADPQCWEFSTAALLEMRKPRISDSVSGFWDFMIFLKSSENLKHGALFWDLAQLFWDIYVDCVLSRTHGLGRRQLAEAEQKITALHSQLTEQKQGTFSHNQRTRVLNKKELIEDLSIHVHKSGSALLRRVIGGLGIKRKQWV, via the exons ATGGATCCTGGGAACAGAGGAAGAATTCACTCCGTGAGACTTATCTGCTCTCTGTTAATCATGGGAGTGTTTTGTGTGACTCCTTTCTTCTGCCAGAGCCAAAATGATCCACTGGCCCTTGGCCGAGCTGATCCTCAGTGCTGGGAGTTCTCCACAGCTGCCTTGCTGGAGATGAGGAAGCCGCGTATTTCTGACTCGGTCAGTGGCTTTTGGGACTTTATGATCTTCCTGAAGTCATCAGAGAACTTGAAGCATGGGGCTCTGTTCTGGGACCTGGCTCAGCTCTTCTGGGATATCTATGTAGACTGTGTGCTCTCCAGAACCCATGGCCTAGGGAGGAGGCAACTGGCGGAGGCTGAACAGAAAATCACAGCTCTGCATTCTCAACTCACAGAGCAAAAGCAAG GGACATTTTCTCACAATCAGAGGACACGAGTGCTGAACAAGAAAGAGCTGATTGAAGACTTAAGCATCCATGTGCACAAGAGTGGATCTGCATTACTCCGAAGAGTTATTGGAGGGCTAGGGATAAAGAGGAAACAATGGGTCTAG